CAAGAACTGGTGGAACCCCATCCTGAGGGAACTTGCGCCCAGGGTTGCCGTCGCTACGCCGTCAAAGTTGGCTCAATTATTCTACGAGAACGTAACTCCCGAGAACGTGAGGAACTCCCTTACCTTCATGGTGCAGGCGGGGTTCCTGAAAGAGCACAGAAACAGGTATGTGCAATCCGACAAGGCGATTCTGGGTTCTTCTGAAAAGATTCCAAAGGCAATCCGCAACATGCACAAACAAATGGCAAGGTTCGCGGAGAAGGCCATCGAGAATTTCCCGGTATCCGACCGCAACTTTTCGGGAATGACGGTTGCCGTAAACCGGGAGGCATACGAGCGGATTGTAAAGGAACTCGACATCTGCCGCAAGAAGATTGCCGAGATTGTTTCTGCCGCAGAAGATTACGACCGGATTTACAGGGTGAACTTGCAGTTGTTCCCGCTGACGAAAGAGATTGAAAAATGAAATGGTTTCCGAAAATCCTATCCATCACGTGTCTTGCGTTCCTGTTCTACACCGCTTGCAGCGATTCAGACAAGAAAATCGCCAACGGCTATACCGAAGAGCAAAACGCCACGAACCTGGATAGCGCCGCCTACGCAAGGCTGATGACGTGGGAACCCAAGGTCGCCCTGAGGCTCGTGGAAGTCAAGGACAAGGAACGGGGTTTGTCGTGGTTCGATGTCGATTTTACCACAGCCGCCAAGCCCTACTACGAGCATGCTAGCGAAACCATCGGCGAAGCCTGCACCGT
The sequence above is drawn from the Fibrobacter sp. genome and encodes:
- a CDS encoding TIGR02147 family protein; translation: MKPISDYKDYRLYIRDFYEERKMMTGLSWRGFNKMAGYASTKFLKLVCDGKSKLSCVGAARVSSAMGLSKIQTSYFLAMITYCNTPVEKKKQEALELMESIAKDNKVRIVEGDAYDYFKNWWNPILRELAPRVAVATPSKLAQLFYENVTPENVRNSLTFMVQAGFLKEHRNRYVQSDKAILGSSEKIPKAIRNMHKQMARFAEKAIENFPVSDRNFSGMTVAVNREAYERIVKELDICRKKIAEIVSAAEDYDRIYRVNLQLFPLTKEIEK